gaggcacacactgacagacgaagcggcgactataaatttagggggagcataaaaatgagcCTTGCTATGgataacggggtttaatgcatgtgaatagtgTCTTCATATATTAGCCTCTGttgcccgcacaggctaatcggggacaacacttcgcctaaactggatttcgtTTGGAAGACTCTTCCTATAAACGTTAAATTTGATAAAAGCGGTAAAGTGTTGtaaagactaatctgggacgacacttaacgcataggCATTAAACTCCGTTTCTACAAAGCGGCTCAACTAATTTTTAACAGTAAATCACTTTACAATAACGTATCAAAGTTAAGGATAGTAAGCATAGTAATGTACTACAAAGCAGTATTTGtctgcaaataaatatgttgaaaatacgTGAATACCTGCAAAATATGCAACACACCACAATTATGCCACTAAAGAACGCTTTCATTAAAATGTTGGTAAGCTGAGAAAATTATGTTTATCATAATTAAAAGCGTTGCCATATATCTGCTGAACTTACTTGTCTGCAACTAATTGTACGGATCTGGTTCTTCAAAACATAACAAACATCTTTTAACCTTAACagatgtattgcaatacattACAGAAGACGCAAGTTAAAGCAACGACAAAAACTACTAGACGCCAACATGCAACGAGGTACTTCCAGACGTATTCAAAGAAATCCCAGTTTCAACGCGCAATACCAGGGCATTTCTGAGACGACATTGTCTACTGACGCACCGTTCATTATTTCGGGAAACTTAATCACACCAACTTCGGAAAGAGTGAACCCAGTCTACTTGGACGAAGATGGCTTGACATTGAAGAGAAACCAGTCTCTGCGGCTCGATAACAGCATTTCAAGCATCCCTAGAGCGCGCGTTGGAGACGCCAGGAAAACATGGGGATATGAAAATGATACCGATTTTGGTGAGGTCGATGTGCATTGTGGGAACTCAATGACCGCAAACAGACACGAACCCGATTCGGCGTCTCAGTGTCAAAATCGTGACCGATATGATGGTAGACCAACTTCCGCGGTTACATCGCCAGCAGACGCTTGGTTCAAAGGAAGACTGGGTTCTTTTCGCTACATGGATGACTCGTCTGCTACTGGTACCGACAGACATATTACTCATGGGACCGGCAGAACACTTCATGGGAATCCGATGTTAAAGCGGGTACAGTCTACGCCCGCACGCAGACAGGGTCAGACCGCAAAGGAAAACTCCGCTTTCAATCGCAACCAGTCGTTGATGTCACGTGACCAAATAGTCCCTGCCCCACAGACACAATCAGAGAGGGCGGGCGTTCATTTTTATCGCGCAAACACCCCGGGAGTTGAACAATCGGATGACAACAGGACGCAGTTTTCAATGAGGAGAAGTGGTAGTCTACTGTGGCGGGATAACCGCATCGGCAACTTTTCATGAGGTATCAAAAAGATGATGTTAATGAAGTTAAAATATCTTTGGAATGCTTATTATGAACTTGTTTATGAGCGCAAATTAATACTGGACACATACGCTATAAAGATATTTTATCCCTACACGTCAAATTAAAGAAGTGCAATTTCTGGATAACGGTAGCTGTAATCTGCATACAATTTGATCTTTTGTTTACCGGTAAATatcttttaaatacaatttaaaaacagacTGTGTTCTACTAGACATTGTAGAagaatacattttgtataaattttatataatttgcaTATTGTACAATAGATCAGGTAGGCATTAAGAAATTCTGTTCATtgttaataacatcattatgtgaTCTGTAAATGTTACATGTGTATAGAGCTATATAGCCCTAAATATATTCTAAACAATTTATATGTACCAGTATATATTTTGTACATCAAATGTCAAAATGCAAGGCAATAAAAACTAAAATAGTAACTGTTTCTCATGTACACACTGTGTACTGTGACAGTATTTATTCATAAGATGTGTTCTTATATAGATCATGAAATATCAGTTTACACAAACATACTGAATCAATTGATCCAGTCTACGTTTTCATCTAAATCAGTATCAGTTGTGTCCACTGACGATACAGTTTTATCTGAAACCATGGAAACCAAAGGGAGCTTTGTTGAACCCgactgtttaaaaacatgttgtttgacATTATTTCTTCTCATCCCACTGTCTGTATCTGATGCGTCACTATCCTTGCCACTGTCAGACTGGTTCACAGATATTTCTACATCCATGTCTGAATCCAGTCCAGAGTCCTGTGACACAGTCTGGGAATGGTATAATGCAGtctcctcctcctcatcttcATCACTGTCACTGTCTCGTTGTTCTTTgctaaaaacaaaaacagtaaaaAGTATGAATAACTTAAAGCAACTTTTTGTATGCACATAAagtaaaacataaacaatttctttattgttcttttaatatttgtttacacgtaggaaacaattatttttatttcaatatgcatCATCAACTATCCTCattcaaaaattgtgtttgttaattCGTATTTTCAACTCTAATTTAGTTATAATCCGTCCTATCAAGGCAGTCTGTTAACCTACTCACACTTTTTCTGGGGAAGACATATTAACAAGTACTGAGTGCATATACTATACTGACAACTAGAGGTACAGCAAAGGGACTAGAATGGCCGAAAAAATAATTTCAAGACGAAACCCCCAAACAAATTATGTGGCTAAGCCAGAACTTGCAGTTGTCATCCTCATATTTGTGGCTCAGCGTTCAAAGAACTGAGCCCGCCCAATGCTACTATAATCCTTCAAAATAAGTACAATGAAGACCTTATTAGAGAGAAGCATCTCTCCAATATACTGCATAACTAGTGGTTTACAACTGCTGAATGGGGTTATGAGGTATTATCAACAATGGCCATGCTTACCAGCAACAGTAATAAATAATTACTTAGCCCGACAGGCTAATCTGAGGATTGCACAAGCtaaaacacttaacgcacatgtattaagtccacTTTTCCCAGAATGCTATATAATTGTCAATTGACATGAACTGGGCTGAGGGGATGAGTAGACTGTATGAAGGGTCTATGCTACATAATTGTCAACTGACCTGAACTGCGTTTAGGGGATGAGTAGAGACTGTATGAAGGGTCTATGCTACATAATTGTCAACTGACCTGAACTGGGCTGAGGGGATGAGTAGAGACCGTATGAAGGGTCTATGCTACATAATTGTCAACTGACCTGAACTGAGCTGAGGGGACGAGTAGAGACTGTATGAAGGGTCTATGCTACATAATTGTCAACTGACCTGAACTGGACTGAGGGGATGAGTAGAGACTGTATGAAGGGTCTATGCTACATAATTGTCAACTGACCTGAACTGAGCTGAGGGGATGAGTAGAGACTGTATGAAGGGTCTATGCTACATAATTGTCAACTGTCCTGAACTGCGTTGAGGGGATGAGTAGAGACTGTATGAAGGGTCTATGCTACATAATTGTCAACTGACCTGAACTGAGCTGAGGGGATGAGTAGAGACTGTATGAAAGGTCTATGCTACATAATTGTCAACTGTCCTGAACTGCGTTGAGGGGATGAGTAGAGACCGTATGAAGGGTCTATGCTACATACTAGTAATTGTCAACTGACCTGAACTGGGCTGAGGGGATGAGTAGAGTCTGTATGAAGGGTCTATGCTACATAATTGTCAACTGACCTGAACTGCGTTGAGGGGATGAGTAGAGACCGTATGAAGGGTCTATGCTACATAATTGTCAACTGACCAGGGCcagtattcaccaaccgattattagacttaagaataaagaatagacttagaaccaagaaaactCTGTttagtgtttgaatatatacagggctccactggtgattatttcattaacaaaatgttctatatgaagaatattatagaaagagatgtttactgcagactcaaaattaaagaaactCTTGaaaattctaatttaaagaattttctttattctttaacttaagtctaagaattgtttggtgaatacgggccctgaacTGAGCTGAGGGGATGAGTAGAGACTGTATGAAGGGTTTATGCTAACTGTTTGATAAATTGGTATGCTTTCCGACGTATGCACTTTACCCTTATGCAGTGTTAGATGTCTTCTAATCGTCGGTACTGTATTTGTTAGAAACGTACGAGAGTTGCTCTATGAAACATTCAATATCTTCTATGCTTTACTTTAGTTAACAAATTGATCCCCTTGGGCtttatcaaaaaataaaaatgcccCTTAATGGAAAGAAAATAGTTCTTCAAGAGCAAGTACATGTTACCAATGCGAAGACAAGCACTTCTCTTGTGTTCCAACTGTATCACTACACAGAGATATCTGCCTGAAATGTATTTAAGGTGAAAACGCTCGTATTCTCGAACAGCACGTTCATAATTAAGATGACGACCATATTATCAGTGGGGACAtggtttttatttgtgtttataaatGTTGAAGCCATAACAGATGGGAACT
This genomic stretch from Dreissena polymorpha isolate Duluth1 unplaced genomic scaffold, UMN_Dpol_1.0 chrUn017, whole genome shotgun sequence harbors:
- the LOC127863584 gene encoding uncharacterized protein LOC127863584, with protein sequence MGDMDFEKQIVVAMAAAISGLAVAIACVVAAIVYKRRKLKQRQKLLDANMQRGTSRRIQRNPSFNAQYQGISETTLSTDAPFIISGNLITPTSERVNPVYLDEDGLTLKRNQSLRLDNSISSIPRARVGDARKTWGYENDTDFGEVDVHCGNSMTANRHEPDSASQCQNRDRYDGRPTSAVTSPADAWFKGRLGSFRYMDDSSATGTDRHITHGTGRTLHGNPMLKRVQSTPARRQGQTAKENSAFNRNQSLMSRDQIVPAPQTQSERAGVHFYRANTPGVEQSDDNRTQFSMRRSGSLLWRDNRIGNFS